TGAAGAGGTGAGATTAATGAAAAGGAAATTTGAAATAGCACCGGTAGAAGGAAGTAAAAATTTAGTAGAAATTACCTTTAAGCAAGGTTTTAGTTTCCAAATAGATAAGAAAAAGAAAGTTTTGGTAAAATTTGTGATGATAATAATGCACTATGCCGGCGGTGCGGCGACATTTTTTACTCCAATGTTAAATTTTACCGACAGAGCTTTCCACAACATAAAAACACATTTCCACGAAGCAGGAGCTAAATCACTATTTCATGGAAACCATTATAAACAAAACGCTCGCAAAATCTCAGATGCTCATATTGGGAAAATTCTAACTTTAATTGTTCAAAATCCCACAGTTCCTAATCGAGTAATTGCCGAGGAATTTAATGCACTGGGAGAATTACAAATAAGTTTTAGAAGTGTAGAAAGACTCCGTAATCTCTATAAATTATTAAAGAAGAAGAAAAAAGGATTATGAAATAAGAAAAGGTTTCATATCGCAAAAAGTTTAGATTATTCGAGACAGAAGGGTATCGGGATTTTAAATTATCGATAAAAATTCGAATGGGAGAAAAAATGAAGGCAAAAGAAGATATTTTTCTCCTCACCGTAGAGGAAGTAGCAGATATTCTTCGTGTCCAACCATTAGCCGTCTTTAAGAGATTGTATGGGAAGGAGCTCCTCGCAATTAAATTAGGCTGTAAAACAGTTCGATTCAGGAAGAGTGAGCCGTATCGATATATTAATTGGAAAGAAAGCCAAAATTTTTATATCAAAGGGAAGAAATTTGAAAATATAGGAGATGTGAACAATACAGTTGAGTGCCTTAAGAATGCCACCAGTATATATCCTCTGAATAAATTTGCTCACCTTGAATTAGGCAAAATTTATTATAAAAATATAAAAGAAGACCAGACATATTATGAACTGGCTAAACAAAGATTTGAAAAAGGACTAAAAATTGATTTTGAAGATAGAGATATACATTTATATTTGGGAAAAATGGGGATAACTCCCCAGGAATTAAATTCTCACAATTCAAATTCCATTGAAGAAGAACTATTAACGATAAAGGAATTATCTGAGATATTTAGAGTTCAGTACTTGAAGGCTTACGAAATGGTTATAAACAATGAAATTAGAGGAATACATATTGGTAGATGGAAAATCAGAAGAACAGAA
The DNA window shown above is from bacterium and carries:
- a CDS encoding helix-turn-helix domain-containing protein — protein: MGEKMKAKEDIFLLTVEEVADILRVQPLAVFKRLYGKELLAIKLGCKTVRFRKSEPYRYINWKESQNFYIKGKKFENIGDVNNTVECLKNATSIYPLNKFAHLELGKIYYKNIKEDQTYYELAKQRFEKGLKIDFEDRDIHLYLGKMGITPQELNSHNSNSIEEELLTIKELSEIFRVQYLKAYEMVINNEIRGIHIGRWKIRRTEIERYLEQQESELVYKWAIEEKELGNIDNAIEYFKETTRIYPFHRDAHLQLAEIYREKMKSDKIYLLWALKRLEKAFKIDPERLEIQEKIKELEKLKN